The Gemmatimonas aurantiaca T-27 DNA segment GCGCCCGCCACCACCCCGGGGGGATCGCTGGCCGTGGGCACGCGCTCTTCGCCGTTGCCGGGGCGCATCGAGGCCATCATTCCTGCGGGCACCGATTACGAGGGGTTTCTCGCGGACGTGCTCAATGAGGTGGAATCGCGCGTCGAGCCGTGGCGGGTGAAGCTTGGCGACGCCATCGCGCACTGGCGTCAGATGGGCTACGTCGTGCGTGTGCTCGAGCGGGCCGTCGCGCTACCGACGGCGCCGGATGTCGACGGTCTGCTCAACGCCTATGGAGTGGCGGTGGAGCGACTGCGGCAACTCGAACATCACGCCGGCAGCCTCGATGCGTCGCTGCGTGGGCACGCCGCCTTTCGAAATCCCGAAGCGATTCCCGCCGCGCAGGCGCTGGTGCAGGAGGCCATCGCGGCCGCGTTGCCGCTGCCTGCGCCGTCGCCGGTCTTTACGCGTGAGTCGCTCCAGATCAGCACCGGTAACCAACTGGCGCTGCGTGCGGTGGACGCCGTGCTCGAAGAGCCCGGTCGCCGATACAATCCGTTGTTGCTGCATGGACCCAGTGGAAGTGGCAAGTCGCATACGGTGCATGCCATCGGCAATGCGATGAAACAGGCAGACGGCCGGCGCGCTGTCGCCTGTCTGTCTGCGGGCACGTTCGTGGAAGAGTTCGTGGCCGCCATGCAGGAAGGTGGTGTGGAGCGCTGGCGTGCGCGGTATCGCGCGGCCGATGTGTTCATCCTCGACGATATCCAGGAGTTGGTGGGCAAGGAGCGCACCCAGGACGAACTGTTCCATCTGTTCAATCATCTCGTCAACCGCGGCAGCCAGGTCGTGCTCACCAGCGATCGGATCCCGCGCGATCTCAATGGGTTTGCCGACCGTCTCCGTTCGCGCTTTGAAGGTGGACTGGTCGTGGCGCTGCCGGCGCGGGAGCGGGTGCGCGTGGAGCAACTGGTGGCGCGCGCGCCTGGTGAACTCGATCGGTTCTACGAGGATCGGGAGAAGACGATGTGGGAGTGGCCGGATTTGGGCAGCCGACTCATCGAGGAATACCGATGATGGAGACGCGCTGAATGGCCATCCGTGGCAACTTGAGCGAGGCGAGCCTCGCTGACGTGCTGCAATTGCTGGCGCTGGGTCAGAAGACCGGCTGCCTGAGTATTGCGCGCGAAGGCAGCTTCGGCACCATCCACTTCGCGAGTGGGCGTATTGTGCACGCATCGCTCGTGAATCGTCGCGACCGTCTCGGGGATCGTCTCGTGCGACTCGGTGTGCTCGCGGCGGACGACCTCACGCGGGTGCTCGCCACGGTGGCGTCCAACGACGATCGCGAACTCGCGCATGCGCTGCTGGCGCTGGGTACGATCGCGCGCGTGACCATTCTGGCCGAGTACCATACGCAGGTCGAAGAAGCCGTGTATCACCTGTTCGGGTGGACCCATGGCACTTTCACCTTCGAGCCCGACGATCATCCCATCGAAGAAACGCCGCTGTTTTCAGTCGGTGCCGACTCGTTGTTGCTGGAAGGCGCGCGGCGTGTGGACGAATGGGCGCTGATTCAAAAGAAGATTCCAAGCCTCGATCTGATCTTCGAGGTGGACGGACTGTTGGTGGCACAGCGCGAGGTGCCGTTGAGCGAAGCGCAGGAGCGTCTCCTGCCCCTGCTGAATGGCACCCATGATGTGTCCAGCCTCATCGAACGCTCGGGGCTTGGTGAGTTCGAGGTCGGGAAGGCGATCTACGGCTTGCTCACCGCCGGCTATGTCCAGCGCGTCGGTCGTAGCGCGGCGCGGCGTCAGCCACCACCGGAGAGCCGCGTCGCGGAATACCGGAATCTTGGCATCGCGTTCTATCGCACCGGCCTGTTGTTCGAAGCGGAGCGCGAATTCCGTCGCGTGCTGGAATTGCGTGACGCCGATGGCATCGCCCGTTTCCATCTGGGTCTCGTGCACACGCGGCGCGAAGAGTGGCGCGAGGCCGCGGAGGCCTTTGCGCGGGCTGCCGAACAGCCCGAGGCGCCGGCTGCGGTGTTTCACAATCTCGCTTTTTGCACCGCGCGGCTGGGCGATATCGGACAGGCGAAGCGTCATCTCGACGAAGCGACCCGCCGCGCGGGCGCTCAGCCGGATCCGCGTATTGCCCTGACCGCAGCGCAGTTTGCGCTTACCGATGGGGACATGGCCGAGGCCGAGGTGCAGTTGGCGCGTGCACGTGCACAGTGGGGAGCCCGACAGCCATCGGCCGCGTGGTTCCATCTGGCTGGCCTCGCCGCCGCCATCGGCGGAGAGAGTGCGCGCGCCCAGGCCCTGCTCGAAGAAGGGTTGACTGCGCATCCGCATGCCGCGCCGCTGCACAATAACCTCGCCGTCGTGCAGGAGCGTCGTGGGAGCTACGAAGCGGCCGCGCGCACGGCGGAGCATGCGCTGCTCGAAGACGCCAATTCCGCGCACTTGCACAAGAATCTCGGGGACTACCTGTATCGGGGCCAACGCTACGACGAAGCGTTCGACGCGCTGACACGTGTCGTGCGTCTGGCACCGAATCATGGCCCCGATGTGTACCTCAAGCTGGGGAATGTGCACTACCGGCGCGGTGCACTCGACGACGCTCGGGCTGCCTGGGAGCAGGCGCTCGCGCTCGATCCCGAGAACCGGATTGTCCATGCCAACCTGGCTGCACTGCCACCGCGTGCAGACGTGTTGGATGTAGATCGTGACGACATACTGGGCGACGTCGCTCAGGTCGGAGCTGCCGTCTGATGACGCCCGCCACGTGTGAACGTGGAACGGGGTGTCATGCGGTGGTCACCGTCCTGACGCGTCGCGCATGAGTCAGATTGCCGTGGGCTCTGCCGACTTTGCCATAGGCGTCGGCGATCTGACGCTGGTGACCGTGGGGCTCGGCTCCTGCGTCGCCATCGTGCTGCACGATGCCGAATCCCGCGTAGGGGCACTGGCGCACGTGCTGTTACCCCATGCGGCGCACACGAGTGGCGTGCACGCCGCTGGCAAGATCGCGTCGTCGGCGGTGCCGGCCATGTTGCAGCAGATGCGTGCGGAAGGGTCGACGGGAGAGGTGCAGGCGCGGCTGGTCGGCGGTGCGTCGATGTTCGCCCCCCTCTTGCGACAGGGCGCAATGAGTATCGGTGCGCGCAATGTGCAGGCGTGTCGGTTGGCCTGCGCCCATCACGGTATTCCGATCGTCGGAGAAGCCGTGGGCGGGGAACGTGGGCGCTCGGTGCGTTTCGAGGTGCGGACGGGTCGTCTGGCGATTCGCACCGTGCTGGGGCCTGACCTTGTCCTCTGACTCGCTTCCCGTGCGGCGCCGTGTGCTGGTGGTGGACGACAGCGCGTTCATGCGCCGATTGGTGTCGGATGTGGTGGTGTCGAGCGGAGAATTCGACGTCATCGGCACCGCGAAGGATGGACACGATGCGCTACGTCAGATCGCCACGCTCGATCCGGATCTTGTCACGCTCGATGTGGACATGCCCGGCCTCGATGGCCTCGCTGCGCTGGATGCCATCATGCAGGATATGCCACGGCCGGTGGTGATGCTGAGCGCCGGGGGCAGCGATGGCGGTGTGGAAGCCACGCTGCGTGCTCTCGAGCGGGGGGCGGTGGAGTTCGTGCGCAAGCCATCGGGGGCCATCAGTCTCGACCTCGAATTGGTGCGCGATCAATTGCTCGAGGCCCTGCGCGCTGCGGCGGTCGTGACGCATGCGCAACTGGTCTCCCGTACCTCCCACCGGCAGCGCGAATCCGTCGATGTGTTTCCCCGGGCTTCCACGTTGGGGGTGCGTGCAGCGGACGAACGATTGTCACATCCACCCACCGCTGTCGTAGTGATGGCTGCCTCCACCGGCGGGCCGGCGGCGCTGGCCGATGTCATTCCGCAGTTGCCGCCCTGGAGAGATGTCGCGGTGCTCGTGGTGCAACACATGCCTGCGGGATTCACGGCCAGTTTTGCCAAGCGTCTGAGTGCGCGTTCCCGATTGCCGGTGCATGAAGCGGTGGACGGTGAGCCGTTGCGCGCCGGGCAGGTGTATGTGGCGCCCGGTGGTCTGCATCTGCGTATCGTCGGCACACCCGCGGCGCCTCAGTTGCGCCTCGATGAAACGCCTCCGTTGTGGGGAGTCCGTCCTGCGGCCGACCATCTGTTCCTCAGTACCGCACACTGCTTTGGCGCCGCCAGCGTAGGGGTGGTGATGACGGGCATGGGACGTGATGCTGCCGAAGGTCTGCAGGCAATTCGCCTGGCTGGCGGACTGGGGCTGGTGCAGGACAGCACTACCTGTGTGGTCCCCGGTATGCCGGAGGCGGCGCGTCGGATGGCGGGAGCGGACGCTGTGGTGCCGTTGCACGAGCTCGCGGCCATGATCACCGCGCATGTCGCCACGCGGCGAAACCGTGGCGCCGCCGACCCGATACCGGCGCTGTCCGTGCCGCGCCCATGAGTAGCGCGCGTTTCCGGTCGGTGCGTGACATCGCCGGCA contains these protein-coding regions:
- a CDS encoding DnaA/Hda family protein, producing the protein MTSALDRKLRFDTFVVGGSNRLAASAARAVADAPGQAYNPLFVYGESGRGKTHLVAAIANRAQENQPDLRVLFSSGEEVAEHLHQSIASGQPQRFLEHYQQADLLILDDVQFLTGQRETQSELLRLLNVLMRAGQQLVFTSDRQPADIPDVDQRLLSRLSGGLVVDVGSPDFEMRLAILRNVAVERRTDFASGVLDEVARLPFANVRELKGALNKLSAYQQLEGQPVKADDVRAIVGERSTAPATTPGGSLAVGTRSSPLPGRIEAIIPAGTDYEGFLADVLNEVESRVEPWRVKLGDAIAHWRQMGYVVRVLERAVALPTAPDVDGLLNAYGVAVERLRQLEHHAGSLDASLRGHAAFRNPEAIPAAQALVQEAIAAALPLPAPSPVFTRESLQISTGNQLALRAVDAVLEEPGRRYNPLLLHGPSGSGKSHTVHAIGNAMKQADGRRAVACLSAGTFVEEFVAAMQEGGVERWRARYRAADVFILDDIQELVGKERTQDELFHLFNHLVNRGSQVVLTSDRIPRDLNGFADRLRSRFEGGLVVALPARERVRVEQLVARAPGELDRFYEDREKTMWEWPDLGSRLIEEYR
- a CDS encoding DUF4388 domain-containing protein; this translates as MAIRGNLSEASLADVLQLLALGQKTGCLSIAREGSFGTIHFASGRIVHASLVNRRDRLGDRLVRLGVLAADDLTRVLATVASNDDRELAHALLALGTIARVTILAEYHTQVEEAVYHLFGWTHGTFTFEPDDHPIEETPLFSVGADSLLLEGARRVDEWALIQKKIPSLDLIFEVDGLLVAQREVPLSEAQERLLPLLNGTHDVSSLIERSGLGEFEVGKAIYGLLTAGYVQRVGRSAARRQPPPESRVAEYRNLGIAFYRTGLLFEAEREFRRVLELRDADGIARFHLGLVHTRREEWREAAEAFARAAEQPEAPAAVFHNLAFCTARLGDIGQAKRHLDEATRRAGAQPDPRIALTAAQFALTDGDMAEAEVQLARARAQWGARQPSAAWFHLAGLAAAIGGESARAQALLEEGLTAHPHAAPLHNNLAVVQERRGSYEAAARTAEHALLEDANSAHLHKNLGDYLYRGQRYDEAFDALTRVVRLAPNHGPDVYLKLGNVHYRRGALDDARAAWEQALALDPENRIVHANLAALPPRADVLDVDRDDILGDVAQVGAAV
- a CDS encoding chemotaxis protein CheD, translated to MSQIAVGSADFAIGVGDLTLVTVGLGSCVAIVLHDAESRVGALAHVLLPHAAHTSGVHAAGKIASSAVPAMLQQMRAEGSTGEVQARLVGGASMFAPLLRQGAMSIGARNVQACRLACAHHGIPIVGEAVGGERGRSVRFEVRTGRLAIRTVLGPDLVL
- the cheB gene encoding chemotaxis-specific protein-glutamate methyltransferase CheB, producing the protein MSSDSLPVRRRVLVVDDSAFMRRLVSDVVVSSGEFDVIGTAKDGHDALRQIATLDPDLVTLDVDMPGLDGLAALDAIMQDMPRPVVMLSAGGSDGGVEATLRALERGAVEFVRKPSGAISLDLELVRDQLLEALRAAAVVTHAQLVSRTSHRQRESVDVFPRASTLGVRAADERLSHPPTAVVVMAASTGGPAALADVIPQLPPWRDVAVLVVQHMPAGFTASFAKRLSARSRLPVHEAVDGEPLRAGQVYVAPGGLHLRIVGTPAAPQLRLDETPPLWGVRPAADHLFLSTAHCFGAASVGVVMTGMGRDAAEGLQAIRLAGGLGLVQDSTTCVVPGMPEAARRMAGADAVVPLHELAAMITAHVATRRNRGAADPIPALSVPRP